Proteins found in one Tsukamurella paurometabola DSM 20162 genomic segment:
- the purD gene encoding phosphoribosylamine--glycine ligase translates to MRVLVIGTGGREHALLDALSRDPQVTELHAAPGNPGTAALATNHDVDASSGDEVAGLAQRLGVDLVVIGPEVPLVLGVADAVRARGIAAFGPSGEAAKIEGSKAFAKDVMEAAGVRTARSEIVDNPAHIDAALDRFGPTWVIKDDGLAAGKGVVVTADRAAARAHAADLLESGRPALFESFLDGPEVSLFCLVDGETVVPLLPAQDHKRVGDGDTGPNTGGMGAYAPLPWLAEGATEEIVETVVRPVAREMVRRGVPFSGLLYAGLAMGAEGPAVVEFNCRFGDPETQAVLSLLESPLGQALSATATGTLAELPPLQWRDGAAITVVLAAENYPGAPRKGDVISGADGAGIYHAGTARDADGRLVSHGGRVLNVVGVGDDLAAARADAYAKLDRIKLPGSHFRTDIGHQAL, encoded by the coding sequence GTGCGAGTACTCGTCATCGGCACAGGCGGCCGCGAACACGCCCTCCTCGACGCGCTGTCGCGCGACCCACAGGTCACCGAGCTGCATGCCGCCCCCGGTAATCCCGGCACCGCGGCGCTCGCCACGAACCACGACGTCGACGCCTCGTCGGGCGACGAGGTCGCGGGTCTGGCGCAGCGGCTCGGTGTCGATCTCGTGGTGATCGGTCCCGAGGTGCCCCTGGTCCTCGGCGTCGCCGACGCCGTCCGCGCCCGCGGTATCGCTGCGTTCGGCCCCTCCGGGGAGGCCGCGAAGATCGAGGGTTCGAAGGCCTTCGCCAAGGACGTGATGGAGGCGGCCGGCGTCCGCACCGCGCGCAGCGAGATCGTCGACAATCCCGCGCACATCGATGCGGCGCTCGACCGGTTCGGCCCCACCTGGGTGATCAAGGACGACGGTCTCGCCGCGGGTAAGGGTGTGGTCGTGACCGCCGACCGCGCCGCGGCCCGGGCGCACGCCGCCGACCTCCTCGAGTCCGGGCGACCCGCGCTCTTCGAATCCTTCCTCGACGGCCCCGAGGTCTCGCTGTTCTGCCTCGTCGACGGCGAGACCGTGGTCCCCCTGCTGCCGGCCCAGGATCACAAGCGCGTCGGCGACGGCGACACCGGCCCGAACACCGGCGGTATGGGCGCCTACGCTCCACTGCCCTGGCTCGCCGAGGGGGCGACCGAGGAGATCGTCGAGACCGTGGTGCGCCCCGTCGCCCGCGAAATGGTGCGCCGCGGTGTGCCGTTCTCCGGTCTGCTCTACGCGGGACTGGCGATGGGGGCCGAGGGGCCGGCCGTGGTCGAGTTCAATTGCCGTTTCGGCGACCCCGAGACTCAGGCGGTGCTGAGCCTGCTGGAATCGCCTCTCGGACAGGCGCTGAGCGCCACCGCAACCGGAACCCTTGCCGAGTTGCCGCCGCTCCAGTGGCGCGATGGTGCCGCGATCACCGTGGTTCTGGCGGCCGAGAACTACCCCGGTGCGCCCCGCAAGGGAGACGTGATCTCCGGCGCCGACGGGGCCGGGATCTATCACGCGGGCACTGCCCGCGACGCCGACGGTCGGCTGGTCTCCCATGGTGGCCGCGTGCTGAACGTGGTCGGTGTCGGTGATGACCTAGCCGCGGCTCGCGCGGATGCCTACGCCAAGCTCGACCGGATCAAGCTGCCCGGCAGTCACTTCCGCACGGACATCGGTCACCAGGCGTTGTAG
- a CDS encoding serine hydrolase produces the protein MRRTSIALIAAAVLVTVPGPTASAAPCSAPPAADTGTAAGWTGYLAQHRAEVSLVIDNGRGGTVAHRADVAMPTASMLKLIHLAALTGRAATGGIDLNERIPVADWQRWYVAYRGTPLDGGAHITALDYLGIPATNGVPDDASGTVSLHQLADVMIRFSDSAAPDAIRARLGDAALREVMTRYGMPEPIPSLKGLYDGLLASVGAGEPIEAAVDRTYSAPASSFARLIGDLATGRFGPGSEAARSFLEFRGAAPEGLSALGFKGGSLPGVLTGAFEGRRPDGSVTVGVLMVRGAAADDVRKDAKASGAHQQMLLGAMTNEAARARVAYALRT, from the coding sequence ATGCGCCGCACCTCGATCGCCCTCATCGCCGCCGCTGTACTGGTCACCGTCCCCGGCCCCACGGCGAGCGCCGCACCATGTTCCGCACCTCCCGCCGCAGACACCGGCACGGCGGCCGGCTGGACCGGATACCTCGCGCAGCACCGCGCCGAAGTCTCGCTCGTCATCGACAACGGGCGCGGCGGCACCGTCGCGCACCGCGCCGACGTGGCCATGCCGACCGCGTCGATGCTGAAACTGATCCACCTCGCTGCGCTCACCGGCCGCGCGGCCACCGGCGGGATCGACCTCAACGAGCGCATCCCCGTCGCCGACTGGCAGAGGTGGTACGTCGCCTACCGCGGCACGCCACTGGACGGCGGTGCTCACATCACAGCGCTCGACTACCTCGGCATCCCGGCGACGAACGGCGTCCCCGACGATGCGTCGGGCACCGTCTCCCTGCATCAGCTCGCCGATGTGATGATCCGGTTCTCCGACAGCGCCGCACCCGACGCGATCCGTGCGCGGCTCGGCGACGCCGCGCTGCGGGAGGTGATGACGCGCTACGGCATGCCCGAACCGATCCCCTCCCTCAAGGGCCTCTACGACGGGCTCCTCGCGAGCGTCGGCGCCGGCGAACCGATCGAAGCCGCCGTGGATCGCACCTATTCCGCGCCCGCCTCGTCGTTCGCCCGGCTGATCGGCGACCTCGCCACGGGCCGTTTCGGTCCCGGATCCGAGGCGGCACGCTCCTTCCTCGAATTCCGAGGCGCGGCACCGGAGGGGTTGTCCGCACTCGGATTCAAGGGCGGTTCGCTGCCGGGCGTACTCACCGGGGCCTTCGAGGGTCGCCGCCCCGACGGTTCCGTGACCGTGGGCGTGCTCATGGTGCGCGGGGCCGCCGCCGACGATGTCCGCAAGGACGCGAAGGCGAGCGGCGCGCACCAGCAGATGCTGCTGGGTGCGATGACCAACGAGGCGGCCCGCGCTCGCGTGGCCTACGCTCTGCGCACGTAA
- a CDS encoding ArsR/SmtB family transcription factor, producing MTDDARLADLEARVAALEATLGTSPDEPAPADTGTVGYAGEVALYGEVNWRIDYSAGAATTLPADRLASVLGALGHPARIEIVQVLLRGPRSAAELLELVDAGSKGQLYHHLGALVAANVIEKQTRGSYTVAPQKVVPALVALLTAADIGGLLR from the coding sequence ATGACCGACGATGCTCGCCTCGCCGACCTCGAAGCCCGGGTCGCCGCGCTCGAGGCGACCCTCGGGACGTCGCCCGACGAGCCCGCGCCGGCCGATACGGGCACCGTCGGCTACGCCGGCGAGGTGGCTCTGTACGGCGAGGTCAACTGGCGCATCGACTACTCCGCCGGGGCAGCGACCACGCTGCCCGCAGACCGGCTCGCCTCCGTTCTCGGCGCGCTCGGACACCCCGCGCGGATCGAGATCGTGCAGGTACTGCTTCGCGGCCCACGCAGCGCTGCCGAACTGCTGGAGTTGGTCGACGCGGGATCGAAGGGCCAGCTCTACCACCACCTCGGCGCGCTCGTCGCCGCGAACGTGATCGAGAAGCAGACACGTGGCAGCTACACCGTGGCACCGCAGAAGGTGGTACCCGCGCTGGTCGCTCTGCTCACCGCGGCGGACATCGGCGGGCTGCTCCGATAG
- a CDS encoding HIT family protein: protein MASVFSKIIAGELPGRFVYQDDEVVAFLTIAPLTQGHVLVVPRAEVDHWESVDDALWNHISEVSRRIGRAVKAAFDAPRAGMVIAGLEVPHLHVHVFPAYTLNDFDFGQADPNPSPESLDEAQTKIVEALAAV, encoded by the coding sequence ATGGCATCCGTCTTCTCCAAGATCATCGCTGGCGAGCTCCCCGGCCGGTTCGTGTACCAGGACGATGAGGTGGTGGCGTTCCTGACCATCGCGCCGCTCACGCAGGGCCACGTGCTGGTGGTGCCGCGCGCCGAGGTCGACCACTGGGAGTCCGTCGACGACGCGCTGTGGAATCACATCAGTGAGGTGAGCCGGCGCATCGGCCGCGCCGTGAAGGCCGCCTTCGACGCCCCGCGAGCGGGCATGGTGATCGCCGGCCTCGAGGTCCCGCACCTGCACGTGCACGTCTTCCCCGCGTACACCCTCAACGACTTCGACTTCGGCCAGGCCGATCCCAACCCGTCGCCCGAGTCGCTCGACGAGGCGCAGACCAAGATCGTCGAGGCGCTCGCGGCGGTCTGA
- a CDS encoding sensor histidine kinase, with protein MATRAGLAARIPLRFSLVAVVVGLVFLGLLVSGAALTAAMKDQLIAREDQALRQAADTWARPKPRNFPEPPRGGPPTRFFQATFLPDGSQLQISNPDFTDKPDLTGIDDLGGDAVTVDSVRKDGPQWRVVQSHSQFGVTFVAVTLTEVNSTLNTLVVLELLIGGGVLTIAGGVGYLVVRRSLRPLEQVEATAEAIAAGDLTRRVPDAPPNTEVGRLAASLNTMLHQVQDSFGQVAASEERARADEERMRRFVGDASHELRTPLTSIRGFAELYRQGASGDIDFLMCHIESEAQRMGLLVEDLLLLARLDARRPLASEPVDLADVAGDVVHAAQAREPGRDIDIEIAGADPAGAVTVRGDRDRLHQVVTNLVSNALRHTPDDAAVRVRIAADDACAQVQVADTGPGMEPGEASRVFERFYRTDSSRSRGSGGAGLGLSIVHGIVDRHGGTVAVDTAPGAGATFTVRLPR; from the coding sequence ATGGCCACCCGAGCCGGACTGGCCGCCCGGATACCGCTGCGCTTCTCGCTGGTAGCGGTGGTGGTGGGGCTGGTCTTCCTCGGACTACTGGTATCCGGTGCCGCACTCACCGCAGCGATGAAAGATCAACTGATCGCCCGCGAGGATCAGGCGCTGCGGCAGGCCGCCGACACCTGGGCCCGCCCGAAGCCGCGGAACTTCCCTGAACCGCCGCGCGGGGGGCCGCCCACACGCTTCTTCCAGGCGACCTTCCTCCCCGACGGCAGCCAGTTGCAGATCAGCAACCCCGATTTCACCGATAAACCGGACCTGACCGGTATCGACGACCTCGGCGGCGACGCGGTCACCGTCGACTCGGTGCGCAAAGACGGCCCGCAATGGCGCGTGGTGCAGTCACATTCGCAGTTCGGCGTCACCTTCGTCGCGGTCACGCTCACCGAAGTGAACTCCACGCTGAACACGCTGGTCGTCCTGGAGTTGCTGATCGGCGGCGGAGTGCTCACCATCGCGGGCGGTGTCGGCTACCTGGTGGTGCGCCGCTCGTTGCGTCCGCTGGAGCAGGTCGAAGCCACGGCCGAGGCGATCGCGGCGGGCGATCTGACCCGACGTGTGCCGGATGCGCCGCCGAACACCGAAGTGGGGCGGTTGGCGGCCTCACTCAACACCATGCTGCACCAGGTGCAGGACTCGTTCGGTCAGGTCGCGGCGTCGGAGGAACGGGCCCGCGCCGACGAGGAACGCATGCGGCGGTTCGTGGGCGACGCCTCGCACGAGCTGCGCACCCCGCTCACATCGATCCGAGGATTCGCCGAGCTGTACCGTCAAGGCGCCTCCGGCGATATCGACTTCCTCATGTGCCACATCGAATCCGAGGCTCAGCGCATGGGCTTGCTCGTGGAGGATCTACTGCTGCTCGCGCGCCTGGATGCGCGCCGGCCGCTCGCCTCGGAGCCCGTCGACCTGGCGGATGTGGCGGGGGATGTGGTGCACGCCGCGCAGGCCCGAGAACCGGGGCGCGACATCGACATCGAGATCGCCGGTGCTGACCCCGCCGGAGCCGTCACCGTCCGTGGTGACCGTGACCGGCTACACCAAGTGGTCACCAACCTGGTCTCGAACGCCTTGCGGCACACTCCCGACGACGCCGCGGTCCGTGTGCGGATCGCCGCCGACGATGCCTGCGCGCAGGTGCAGGTCGCGGACACCGGACCGGGCATGGAGCCGGGCGAGGCGTCCCGTGTCTTCGAGCGGTTCTACCGCACCGACTCGTCCCGCAGTCGCGGCAGCGGCGGTGCGGGACTAGGGCTCTCGATCGTGCACGGCATCGTCGACCGGCACGGAGGTACCGTCGCCGTGGACACCGCACCGGGCGCGGGTGCCACCTTCACGGTGCGGTTGCCGCGCTAG
- a CDS encoding response regulator transcription factor, whose translation MSSAQHDFQPRVLVVDDEQSIRELLQVSLKFQGFDVTVAQDGPSALDRVRTFHPDVMVLDIMMPGMDGLGLLKRLRQDGIDAPALFLTARDSVEDKVAGLTLGGDDYVTKPFSLEEVVARINVLLRRSGFGQKEEITRLKFADLELDDETHEVWKAGELVSLSPTEFTLLRYFMVNAGVVLSKPRILDHVWHYDFGGDVNVVESYVSYLRRKVDTGEPRLIHTLRGVGYVLREPR comes from the coding sequence GTGTCCAGTGCGCAACATGACTTCCAGCCGCGGGTGCTCGTCGTCGACGACGAGCAGAGTATTCGGGAACTGCTGCAGGTGAGCCTCAAGTTCCAAGGATTCGACGTGACCGTGGCCCAGGATGGGCCGTCGGCGCTCGACCGGGTGCGCACGTTCCACCCTGATGTGATGGTGCTCGACATCATGATGCCGGGCATGGACGGCCTGGGCCTGCTCAAACGGCTGCGGCAGGACGGCATCGACGCGCCCGCGCTGTTCCTCACTGCGCGGGACTCGGTGGAGGACAAAGTCGCCGGCCTCACACTCGGCGGCGACGACTATGTGACCAAGCCGTTCAGCCTCGAAGAAGTCGTGGCCCGGATCAACGTGCTGCTGCGGCGCAGTGGGTTCGGGCAGAAAGAAGAGATCACCCGGTTGAAATTCGCCGATCTCGAACTCGACGATGAGACGCATGAGGTGTGGAAGGCCGGGGAGCTGGTCTCGCTCTCGCCCACCGAGTTCACCCTGCTGCGGTACTTCATGGTCAATGCAGGTGTCGTACTGTCGAAACCGCGGATCCTCGATCACGTGTGGCACTACGACTTCGGTGGCGACGTGAACGTGGTGGAGTCGTACGTGTCGTATCTGCGCCGCAAGGTCGACACCGGTGAGCCACGGCTGATCCACACGCTGCGCGGTGTGGGGTACGTGCTGCGTGAACCGCGGTAG
- a CDS encoding GNAT family N-acetyltransferase, translating to MTESQDQNVVTRNDDAGRYEITVNGELAGFTVFIDRGEQRIFPHTELDEKFSGRGLSSILVHDALVDTRAAGQRVVAVCPLVAKYVSKHDEVADLVDPVTPEILQFLRSRA from the coding sequence GTGACCGAATCGCAGGACCAGAACGTCGTCACCCGCAACGACGATGCCGGGCGCTACGAAATCACCGTGAACGGCGAACTCGCCGGGTTCACCGTTTTCATCGACCGCGGTGAGCAGCGCATCTTCCCGCACACCGAGCTTGACGAGAAGTTCTCCGGCCGTGGGCTCAGTTCGATTCTGGTGCACGACGCGCTCGTCGATACCCGGGCTGCTGGACAGCGTGTGGTCGCGGTGTGCCCGCTCGTGGCCAAGTACGTCAGCAAGCACGACGAGGTCGCCGACCTCGTGGACCCCGTGACTCCGGAGATCCTGCAGTTCCTGCGCTCGCGCGCATGA